The proteins below are encoded in one region of Levilactobacillus namurensis:
- a CDS encoding glycosyltransferase, translated as MAKHALIYTVSRLDILLTATSLASVIDHYQSAEPLDVLVMGDDIFNSDIELVRSLPERFHKPQVKVYFFNPPITRADFDDYHNERFPLVVTWRLFAPSFFPNYDRQLYLDNDTLVYGDITPMFDLCPDDKLFAAVPDFFYYSQKAVFQKPEFPELKDSQKYISSGVILFNVPLYNQEVQPQKLIDALHHNTARYPDQTLLNRLGEGQMAFLDFTYNFQKDASWLKWVKTSFPETYPDFERASHHVLIRHFVGYLLRSRPWQHLASYDQYERDFWHYEMLVRQYFVDKSQQLGYDTASRLDNAGLKGKSLRDKAFNPLLDADDDDDQPSD; from the coding sequence ATGGCAAAACACGCTTTAATCTATACAGTAAGCCGGCTAGATATCCTGTTAACGGCCACATCACTAGCCTCAGTCATCGACCACTACCAAAGCGCCGAGCCTCTGGACGTCTTGGTCATGGGTGACGACATCTTCAACTCGGACATTGAACTGGTGCGGAGTCTGCCCGAGCGGTTCCATAAGCCCCAGGTGAAGGTCTACTTCTTCAATCCGCCGATCACCCGGGCCGACTTCGACGACTACCACAACGAGCGGTTCCCACTGGTGGTGACCTGGCGGCTCTTCGCTCCCAGCTTCTTCCCGAACTACGACCGTCAGCTCTACTTAGATAACGACACCTTAGTCTACGGCGACATCACCCCGATGTTCGACCTGTGCCCAGATGACAAGCTCTTCGCGGCCGTGCCCGACTTTTTCTACTATAGTCAAAAGGCCGTCTTCCAAAAGCCCGAGTTCCCCGAACTCAAAGACTCCCAGAAGTACATTAGCTCTGGGGTGATCCTATTCAACGTTCCCCTATACAACCAGGAGGTCCAGCCTCAAAAGTTAATCGACGCCCTGCACCATAATACGGCACGGTACCCGGACCAGACCTTACTCAACCGCTTGGGGGAAGGTCAGATGGCATTTCTGGACTTCACCTACAACTTCCAGAAGGATGCCAGTTGGTTAAAATGGGTCAAGACCAGCTTTCCGGAAACCTATCCCGACTTTGAACGGGCCAGCCACCACGTCTTGATCCGGCACTTCGTGGGCTACCTGTTACGGTCCCGCCCCTGGCAGCATCTGGCGAGTTACGACCAGTACGAACGGGACTTCTGGCACTATGAAATGCTGGTCCGCCAATACTTCGTCGATAAGAGCCAGCAACTGGGCTACGACACCGCTAGCCGGTTAGATAACGCGGGGTTAAAGGGCAAGAGTCTGCGTGACAAAGCCTTCAACCCACTCCTCGACGCAGATGATGACGACGACCAGCCGTCTGATTAA
- a CDS encoding ISL3 family transposase, whose amino-acid sequence MSNDTTKMLLGIDDEHLIIEEGQVGDDGVIRLVGSLNYTPKACRNCGIINDHQIIGYGWRKTTIRFAKTLGSTVILCLNRRNFHCKACHTNFLAQTNAVPKHCTISNTTRKQCLEKLTEPVSLKHIADELSTSDSFVGRQLLRAERDFQTNWHYLPKVLLMDEVKSTKSATDAMSFEFMDAETHELIDLLPFRTIYQLQKYFQHYDQAARENVKIIVTDMNYTYPKLVGQIFPNAIVVIDPFHLVNALNRAFNKTRVRLMKTLATSSREYHALKRYWKLLLTPENHLNYEAFRKWTNFPYPATATDVVDALLDIDPELKQTYNVMNRLRETIKNRDWPNYNQVFHHLEGCSEEMLATLQTLATHHDEIGNTFTHHYTNGPLEGSNNKIKVIKRTGFGYRNFFRFRLRVLFAFRVHTKRALITK is encoded by the coding sequence ATGTCAAATGATACTACGAAAATGTTGTTAGGAATAGATGATGAACACTTAATAATTGAGGAAGGACAAGTGGGTGATGATGGAGTGATTCGATTGGTGGGGTCCCTAAACTACACCCCCAAGGCATGCCGCAATTGTGGGATTATCAATGATCACCAAATTATTGGCTATGGTTGGCGGAAGACCACCATTAGATTCGCAAAAACATTGGGCAGCACCGTTATCCTGTGTCTCAATCGGCGAAACTTTCACTGTAAGGCTTGTCATACCAATTTCCTGGCGCAGACGAATGCGGTGCCGAAACACTGCACGATTTCAAATACGACCCGCAAACAATGCTTAGAAAAACTGACCGAACCGGTTTCGCTCAAACACATTGCCGATGAGTTATCCACTTCGGATTCATTCGTTGGTCGGCAGCTCTTGCGCGCTGAACGGGACTTTCAAACCAACTGGCACTATTTACCAAAAGTTCTCCTCATGGACGAAGTTAAAAGCACTAAGAGCGCCACCGACGCGATGAGCTTTGAATTTATGGATGCGGAAACCCACGAATTGATCGACCTGTTACCCTTTAGGACCATTTATCAGCTTCAAAAGTATTTCCAGCATTACGACCAGGCTGCGCGAGAAAATGTGAAAATTATCGTCACCGATATGAACTATACCTATCCCAAATTGGTGGGGCAGATCTTTCCGAACGCCATCGTTGTCATCGATCCGTTCCACTTGGTTAACGCTTTAAATCGAGCTTTTAATAAGACGCGGGTGCGCCTCATGAAAACCCTGGCGACTTCCTCACGCGAGTATCACGCCCTAAAACGCTATTGGAAACTATTATTAACGCCGGAAAATCACCTCAACTACGAAGCTTTCCGTAAGTGGACAAACTTCCCTTATCCAGCGACTGCCACTGATGTGGTTGATGCTTTATTGGACATTGATCCCGAGCTCAAGCAAACTTACAACGTGATGAATCGGTTACGTGAAACCATCAAAAACCGTGATTGGCCCAACTATAATCAAGTATTCCATCACTTAGAGGGCTGCTCGGAAGAGATGTTGGCAACCCTCCAGACCCTAGCGACTCATCATGATGAAATTGGCAATACCTTTACTCACCATTACACCAACGGGCCCTTAGAAGGTTCAAACAACAAGATTAAAGTCATTAAACGCACTGGATTTGGTTACCGAAACTTCTTCAGATTCCGGCTAAGAGTGCTGTTCGCTTTTCGAGTTCATACAAAAAGAGCTCTAATCACCAAGTGA
- a CDS encoding Ig-like domain-containing protein, whose protein sequence is MKKMMVALTGLVTLATLGATVPATPITANAAKSTKSTYVSPSLKVNAIYSNAKKVTGTATKGVKIQVKKSKNAKKVLGSATASSKTGKFTVKLSKSLKTNSNVYVYATNTKTKAYFYRIIRVQAAATKAATKKTTTKKSTKKTTKKTTTKKTAAKKTTAKKTVSYGVKTPTGTWKSNTAKKYSQKIVFSQKTGYNQTLYKNGKKVKTLVSYAKYDVDAKTPTFWKITYTPKGAKKASSFYLRFTSAKKFKIVNAKNQVVKTKAGVAPAANWTFTKN, encoded by the coding sequence ATGAAAAAAATGATGGTTGCATTAACTGGATTAGTCACGTTAGCAACGTTGGGGGCGACGGTACCCGCAACGCCAATCACGGCCAATGCCGCGAAATCGACTAAGTCGACTTACGTGAGCCCAAGCCTGAAGGTCAACGCCATTTACAGTAACGCTAAGAAGGTTACGGGGACGGCGACTAAGGGTGTTAAGATCCAAGTTAAGAAGTCTAAGAACGCTAAGAAGGTCTTAGGTAGTGCGACGGCTTCTAGCAAGACGGGGAAATTCACGGTTAAGTTATCCAAGTCCTTAAAGACGAACAGCAACGTGTACGTCTACGCGACGAACACCAAGACTAAAGCTTACTTCTACCGGATCATCCGGGTTCAGGCAGCGGCAACTAAGGCAGCTACCAAGAAGACCACGACCAAGAAGTCAACGAAGAAGACGACTAAAAAGACCACGACGAAGAAGACCGCAGCTAAGAAGACTACGGCCAAGAAGACGGTCAGCTACGGTGTTAAGACGCCTACGGGAACTTGGAAGTCTAACACGGCCAAGAAGTACTCCCAAAAGATTGTCTTTAGCCAAAAGACGGGTTATAACCAAACCCTGTACAAGAATGGTAAGAAGGTTAAGACTTTAGTATCCTACGCGAAGTACGACGTTGATGCAAAGACCCCAACGTTCTGGAAGATTACCTACACGCCTAAGGGCGCCAAGAAGGCTTCCTCATTCTACCTGCGGTTCACGTCCGCTAAGAAGTTCAAGATCGTTAACGCCAAGAACCAGGTCGTAAAGACCAAGGCCGGCGTTGCCCCAGCAGCTAACTGGACGTTTACTAAGAACTAA
- a CDS encoding glycoside hydrolase family 27 protein — MTKDFRQFALTPPRGWNSWDSYGASVREDEVKRNADYMSQHLKSAGWQYVTVDIQWYEPTADSSKYHNFAPLVMDEYSRLLPDPGRFPSAANGQGFKPLADYVHRLGLKFGIHIMRGIPRQAVHQATALKGTTKTARDITLNNICPWNADMYGVNVDLPEGQAYYNSLMDLYASWGVDFIKCDDIANSVIYQGTHKKEVQALRQAIDQTGREMVLSLSPGPAPVKNGAFFQQTANMWRITDDFWDDWRLLLNMFDRAEEWSAMSQPGTWPDCDMLPLGHIGLRSVDGPGGDRQTRFTKAEQRTMMTLWCLMQSPLIMGGELPDLDEWTSSLLTNADLLEMDDQITSKHQRYRDQQLVVWEAQSPQHHYFAIFNLSEQDLDLTPALLKRFAIPVDGETIWPEQTSLKGVPTQTLAAHDVYLLKN; from the coding sequence ATGACGAAAGATTTTCGACAGTTTGCTTTGACCCCCCCACGGGGCTGGAATAGTTGGGACAGCTACGGGGCCTCTGTGCGTGAGGACGAAGTGAAACGCAACGCTGACTATATGAGCCAGCACTTAAAGTCAGCTGGTTGGCAGTATGTCACAGTCGATATTCAATGGTATGAACCAACGGCCGATTCATCTAAGTATCACAACTTTGCGCCGCTGGTGATGGATGAGTATTCTCGGTTACTGCCGGATCCTGGCCGGTTCCCTTCTGCGGCGAACGGACAGGGATTCAAGCCGTTGGCGGACTACGTGCATCGGCTGGGGTTGAAGTTTGGGATACATATCATGCGCGGAATTCCGCGACAAGCGGTTCATCAAGCCACTGCGTTGAAGGGCACCACCAAAACGGCCCGCGATATTACGCTGAATAATATCTGTCCCTGGAACGCCGACATGTATGGTGTGAACGTGGACCTGCCAGAAGGCCAGGCTTACTACAATTCGTTGATGGATCTCTATGCTAGCTGGGGTGTGGACTTTATCAAGTGTGATGATATCGCCAACTCAGTGATCTACCAGGGAACCCATAAGAAGGAAGTCCAGGCCTTGCGGCAAGCCATTGACCAGACGGGGCGGGAGATGGTGCTGTCCTTGTCACCGGGACCAGCCCCTGTGAAGAACGGAGCGTTCTTCCAGCAAACCGCGAATATGTGGCGAATCACGGACGACTTCTGGGACGACTGGCGGTTGTTGCTGAATATGTTTGACCGCGCTGAAGAATGGTCCGCGATGTCTCAACCGGGGACTTGGCCAGATTGTGACATGCTCCCTCTGGGGCACATCGGGTTACGCTCCGTAGATGGCCCTGGCGGTGACCGCCAGACGCGGTTCACTAAAGCCGAACAACGCACCATGATGACCCTCTGGTGTCTGATGCAGTCCCCGTTGATCATGGGCGGTGAGTTGCCTGATTTAGATGAGTGGACCAGCAGTCTGTTGACGAATGCTGATTTACTGGAGATGGACGACCAGATTACCTCGAAACACCAACGGTATCGTGACCAACAGCTTGTGGTTTGGGAAGCCCAGAGTCCGCAGCACCATTATTTTGCTATTTTTAATTTATCGGAACAGGACTTGGACTTAACCCCGGCACTGCTGAAACGCTTCGCGATTCCGGTGGACGGTGAGACAATTTGGCCGGAACAGACCAGCTTAAAAGGTGTTCCGACCCAGACTCTGGCGGCTCATGATGTGTACTTGTTGAAAAACTAG
- the zwf gene encoding glucose-6-phosphate dehydrogenase, whose translation MATERTALFMFFGGTGDLAYRKLYPSLFNLYKKGNLRTHFAVLGTSRQTMTDDKFRAAIKKSLADSGNRADSKEASDFISHFYYQAHDVTDTAHYSVLKDAAEKLDKKYKLQGNRIFYLSMAPQFFGTIAQDLKTQGLMSTNKDAFNRLVIEKPFGRDYDSAKQLNDALSKSFEEEQIFRIDHYLGKEMIQNIEALRFGNTLVESLWNNRYIDNIQVTLSEKLGVEERASYYDNSGALRDMVQNHIMQIVSLLAMEQPVAFTDTDIRAEKVKALRSLRVYNVADAATNFVRGQYGAIDNQPDYRHEDNVPHDSTTETFVAGKLLFDNYRWSGTPFYVRTGKMLADKFTRVDVVFKKPLVDIFAFPQSQSTPLAANVLTIFVEPHAGFSLQLNAKTADAGFQTEPIKLDYMVDAAKSAETPEPYERLLHDVLKGDGTNFSSWPEVSYAWKFVDQIRRVWDLQEPQFPNYTPHSMGPAAAEELIQRDHREWIYRLNK comes from the coding sequence GTGGCAACTGAACGTACAGCTTTATTCATGTTCTTCGGTGGTACCGGTGACTTGGCTTACCGGAAACTTTACCCGAGTCTTTTCAACTTATATAAGAAAGGCAATCTGCGCACGCACTTTGCTGTTCTCGGGACGTCTCGTCAAACCATGACCGATGACAAGTTCCGGGCCGCTATCAAGAAGTCACTGGCGGACAGCGGTAACCGCGCTGATTCCAAGGAAGCTTCGGACTTTATCTCCCACTTCTACTACCAGGCTCACGACGTAACGGATACGGCGCACTACTCCGTCTTGAAGGATGCCGCCGAAAAGTTGGACAAGAAGTACAAGTTACAAGGTAACCGGATTTTCTACCTGTCCATGGCCCCACAATTCTTTGGCACAATCGCCCAAGACTTGAAGACCCAAGGCTTAATGTCGACTAACAAGGACGCTTTCAACCGTCTGGTCATCGAAAAGCCATTCGGTCGCGACTACGACTCTGCTAAGCAATTAAACGACGCCTTAAGCAAGTCCTTCGAAGAAGAACAAATCTTCCGGATCGACCACTACTTGGGTAAGGAAATGATTCAAAACATCGAAGCCCTGCGGTTCGGCAACACGCTGGTTGAATCCCTGTGGAACAACCGGTACATCGACAACATCCAAGTCACGTTGTCCGAAAAGTTAGGGGTCGAAGAACGGGCTTCCTACTACGATAACAGTGGGGCGCTGCGTGATATGGTCCAAAACCACATCATGCAAATCGTCAGCCTGTTAGCCATGGAACAACCGGTCGCCTTCACGGATACTGATATCCGGGCTGAAAAGGTCAAGGCACTACGGAGTCTGCGGGTCTACAACGTTGCGGATGCCGCCACTAACTTCGTTCGGGGCCAATATGGTGCCATCGACAACCAACCCGACTACCGTCATGAAGACAATGTTCCGCACGACTCAACTACTGAAACTTTCGTTGCCGGGAAGTTGTTATTCGACAACTACCGCTGGTCCGGGACCCCATTCTACGTCCGGACGGGTAAGATGTTAGCCGACAAGTTCACTCGGGTGGACGTGGTCTTCAAGAAGCCGTTAGTCGACATCTTCGCGTTCCCTCAGAGTCAATCGACGCCACTGGCGGCCAACGTTTTGACGATCTTCGTGGAACCACACGCTGGGTTCTCCCTGCAGTTGAACGCCAAGACCGCCGACGCTGGTTTCCAGACGGAACCTATCAAGTTGGACTACATGGTCGATGCTGCCAAGTCCGCGGAAACGCCAGAACCTTACGAACGTCTGTTGCATGACGTCTTGAAGGGTGACGGGACCAACTTCTCCAGCTGGCCAGAAGTCTCCTACGCTTGGAAGTTCGTCGACCAGATTCGGCGGGTCTGGGACTTACAAGAACCACAGTTCCCGAACTACACGCCACATTCTATGGGACCGGCTGCGGCTGAAGAACTCATCCAACGCGATCACCGTGAATGGATCTACCGCTTAAACAAGTAA
- a CDS encoding heavy metal translocating P-type ATPase: MAFQRYIYQHTTPITFWSAGLIVLGFLNAWFTHVPYVTDTAWIIASVIAAAPIVLRAISALRAKVFSIELLVGIAVIGAFAIGEFEESAIVTFLFLFGSYLEQKTLAKTRGAIQSLTEMAPTTATLLADDGSTSEVDVDDLEEGNVVLVKAGGQVPVDGQVTDGSGYVNEASITGESRPINKQSGDGVYSGAIVESGTLQIEATQVGDETTFSKIIELVEEAQDTKSPAEKFIDKFAQYYTPAVLVIAILVFIFSQNLRLAITVLVLGCPGALVIGAPVSNVAGIGNGAKHGILIKGGDVVDSLAKVDTLVFDKTGTLTTGKMTVADLQRYSQDDSLLAGVAQVEQASDHPLAQAITQHLAAHLQAATGAMDTQTVKGQGMVGTWNDAPLYVGNAKLLTANGITLTAQQEQDLHKMQDEGQSTVLVGYQGKLAYILGVADQIRPEVPAALLALKRQGIKHLVMLTGDNQATADAVASSLAIDEVHADLLPADKVKFVKKFQDQGRNVAFVGDGINDSPSLATANIGIAMGGGTDVAIETADVVLMQSSFTALNHAVGLAKKTSANTKQNITIAILTVVFLLIGLFYGYIYMASGMFVHEASILVVIFNAMRLIGYKPRVTKAAKPAQQQLATN; encoded by the coding sequence ATGGCATTTCAACGCTACATCTATCAACACACCACTCCCATTACTTTCTGGTCCGCGGGCCTGATCGTCCTGGGCTTCCTCAACGCCTGGTTCACCCACGTCCCGTACGTCACCGACACGGCCTGGATCATCGCCTCCGTAATTGCCGCTGCCCCCATCGTCCTACGGGCCATCAGCGCATTACGCGCCAAAGTCTTTAGTATTGAACTCTTAGTCGGCATCGCCGTTATCGGGGCCTTCGCGATTGGTGAATTCGAAGAATCCGCCATCGTGACCTTCCTCTTCCTCTTCGGTTCTTACCTGGAACAGAAGACCTTAGCCAAGACCCGGGGCGCCATCCAATCCTTAACGGAAATGGCCCCCACCACCGCCACCCTCTTAGCAGACGACGGCTCGACCAGTGAAGTCGACGTCGACGACCTGGAAGAAGGCAACGTGGTCTTAGTCAAGGCTGGGGGCCAAGTCCCCGTCGACGGTCAAGTGACCGACGGCTCTGGCTACGTCAACGAAGCCTCCATTACCGGTGAATCCCGGCCCATCAACAAGCAATCTGGTGACGGCGTCTACTCCGGAGCCATCGTGGAAAGCGGGACCCTCCAGATTGAAGCCACCCAAGTCGGTGACGAGACCACGTTCTCCAAGATCATCGAATTGGTCGAAGAAGCTCAAGACACCAAGTCCCCTGCCGAAAAGTTCATTGATAAGTTTGCCCAATACTACACGCCCGCAGTCTTAGTCATTGCGATCCTAGTCTTTATCTTCTCCCAAAACTTACGGTTAGCCATCACGGTGCTGGTTCTGGGTTGCCCTGGGGCCTTGGTCATCGGTGCGCCCGTCTCCAACGTCGCCGGTATCGGGAACGGTGCCAAGCACGGTATCTTGATCAAGGGGGGCGACGTGGTCGATAGTCTGGCCAAAGTCGACACCTTAGTCTTCGATAAGACGGGGACCCTGACCACGGGTAAGATGACGGTTGCGGACCTGCAACGTTACAGCCAGGATGACAGTCTCTTAGCTGGTGTGGCCCAAGTCGAACAGGCTTCTGACCACCCCTTAGCCCAAGCCATTACGCAACACTTAGCCGCTCACCTGCAAGCCGCTACTGGTGCCATGGACACCCAGACCGTCAAGGGTCAAGGGATGGTCGGCACCTGGAACGATGCGCCACTCTACGTTGGGAACGCCAAGTTATTGACCGCCAACGGTATTACGTTAACGGCCCAACAGGAACAAGACCTCCACAAGATGCAAGACGAGGGTCAATCCACGGTCTTAGTGGGTTACCAAGGCAAGTTAGCCTACATCTTAGGTGTCGCTGACCAGATTCGGCCAGAAGTTCCAGCCGCACTCTTAGCTTTGAAGCGTCAAGGTATCAAGCACTTAGTGATGTTGACCGGTGATAACCAAGCCACCGCCGACGCCGTTGCTTCTTCACTGGCGATCGACGAAGTTCACGCCGACTTACTTCCCGCTGACAAGGTCAAGTTCGTCAAGAAGTTCCAAGACCAAGGTCGCAACGTTGCCTTCGTTGGCGACGGGATCAACGACAGTCCTTCCTTAGCCACGGCCAACATCGGAATCGCCATGGGCGGTGGGACCGACGTCGCCATCGAAACGGCCGACGTGGTCTTGATGCAATCCAGCTTCACCGCTTTGAACCACGCGGTCGGCTTAGCCAAGAAGACCTCTGCGAACACCAAGCAAAACATCACGATTGCCATCTTGACCGTGGTCTTCCTGCTAATCGGTTTATTCTACGGTTACATCTACATGGCCAGTGGGATGTTCGTTCACGAAGCGTCCATCCTGGTCGTCATCTTCAACGCGATGCGCTTGATTGGGTACAAGCCACGGGTCACCAAGGCCGCCAAGCCAGCCCAGCAACAACTCGCAACCAACTAA
- a CDS encoding glycoside-pentoside-hexuronide (GPH):cation symporter: MQSTDKLPAATSYPAGSTKEKVGVLERLSYANLDFAGQLVATVVNSYLMYFFTDVALISAASTGVILMVARVVDAIGAPVWGTLIDMTHSKFGKARPFFLWLAIPYAASGILLFWAPDMGASAKVIYCAVVYMIYGVLYLGINAPITTILPLITSHPEQRVVLNSWRMVGSNLGVFVVNSLTLPLVAFFGGGNDVRGFRIFIVIFAILNLVGTLYSFGHVRERVVVPSSQRVTLKGSIHAMKGNWPWFLIVIGNFLFWVAQQGRQQSMVYYFTYYFDNKGLVTLFNSIAIVQVLGVISIPFLNKVMSKSHIWAMGLAIAVLGQFVIMFSGLSVAGATAGWLIANVGSGIAVSMPFAMLGSGVDYGEWKNGINAAGLLTTIGSAFCMSMGMGLAGAMNGGIMSSFGYIANHAQTAHAITGIGISFNWVTILMYALAIIPAIIYQKFENQEADITAELAKTRE; this comes from the coding sequence ATGCAGAGCACAGATAAATTACCAGCAGCGACGAGCTATCCAGCTGGTTCTACCAAGGAAAAGGTCGGCGTTCTAGAACGGTTGAGTTATGCCAACCTTGATTTTGCGGGCCAATTAGTGGCCACGGTGGTTAACAGTTATTTGATGTATTTCTTTACCGATGTGGCGTTGATCTCAGCGGCTTCTACGGGGGTTATCTTGATGGTTGCCCGGGTCGTGGACGCCATCGGGGCCCCAGTCTGGGGAACCTTGATCGATATGACCCACTCTAAGTTCGGGAAGGCCCGGCCGTTCTTCTTGTGGCTGGCGATTCCTTACGCCGCTAGCGGGATCTTGCTTTTCTGGGCCCCTGATATGGGCGCTTCCGCCAAAGTCATCTATTGTGCGGTCGTTTACATGATCTACGGGGTTTTGTACTTAGGAATCAACGCCCCAATCACCACGATTTTGCCGTTAATCACGTCGCATCCGGAACAACGGGTCGTCTTGAATTCGTGGCGGATGGTCGGCTCTAACTTAGGGGTCTTTGTGGTGAACTCCCTGACGTTACCATTAGTCGCCTTCTTTGGCGGTGGTAATGACGTTCGCGGGTTCCGGATCTTTATCGTGATCTTCGCTATTCTGAACTTGGTCGGGACGCTGTACTCCTTCGGCCACGTTCGTGAACGGGTGGTCGTGCCTAGTAGCCAACGGGTTACGCTGAAGGGTAGTATCCATGCCATGAAAGGAAACTGGCCATGGTTCTTGATTGTGATTGGGAACTTCTTGTTCTGGGTCGCCCAACAAGGTCGGCAACAATCAATGGTCTACTACTTCACTTACTACTTCGATAACAAGGGCTTGGTCACTCTGTTTAACTCAATCGCGATTGTGCAAGTTCTGGGGGTTATTTCAATTCCGTTCTTGAACAAAGTGATGTCGAAGAGTCATATCTGGGCCATGGGTCTGGCCATTGCCGTCCTGGGTCAATTCGTGATTATGTTCTCCGGCTTGAGTGTTGCCGGGGCAACGGCCGGCTGGCTGATTGCCAACGTTGGTTCCGGGATCGCCGTATCCATGCCATTTGCCATGTTAGGGTCCGGCGTGGACTACGGGGAATGGAAGAACGGCATCAACGCCGCTGGTTTGTTGACCACGATTGGGTCAGCCTTCTGTATGTCCATGGGGATGGGCTTAGCCGGTGCGATGAACGGGGGAATTATGTCTTCCTTCGGTTACATTGCCAACCATGCGCAAACGGCCCACGCCATCACCGGGATCGGTATCTCCTTCAACTGGGTAACCATCCTGATGTATGCTTTAGCGATTATCCCAGCAATCATTTACCAGAAGTTTGAAAACCAAGAAGCCGATATCACGGCTGAACTGGCTAAGACGCGTGAATAA
- a CDS encoding helix-turn-helix domain-containing protein, producing the protein MYHDGNFEIIIMIKGTLYLQVDDQYYQVREREVFALPPYHHLQGYQDSPEDTQYFWFHFFTKPNGLRTRTLDESDSHAIQALFKRDQAILPLQFKIPTLEKVFIIANQILDVAKNRYFTTMSVDYLLTTLLIELSQNYYLSIAGEPDSEEEARIDGIKSWIQANLSDHLKATDVAESFALNPHYLVRIFKQQTGQTVIQYINQRKLDQAKELLLRTNLPIKQIASMAFFTDEKRFMKTFKQHTNLTPSEFRGAYTRKFLDSSNFDPEVPITKNTAHYKNRFKSPTRKDVSQ; encoded by the coding sequence ATGTATCACGATGGAAACTTTGAAATTATCATCATGATCAAGGGGACCCTGTACCTGCAAGTCGATGACCAGTATTATCAGGTCCGCGAAAGGGAAGTCTTCGCCTTACCCCCCTACCACCACTTGCAGGGGTACCAAGACTCACCGGAAGATACTCAGTACTTCTGGTTTCACTTCTTCACCAAGCCCAACGGTCTGCGAACCCGCACCCTAGACGAGAGCGATTCGCACGCCATCCAGGCCCTCTTCAAGCGCGACCAGGCAATCTTGCCGCTACAGTTCAAGATTCCAACCCTAGAGAAGGTCTTCATCATCGCCAATCAGATTCTCGACGTCGCTAAGAACCGCTACTTTACCACCATGTCCGTCGACTACCTTCTGACGACGTTACTGATTGAACTTTCCCAGAACTACTACCTCTCGATTGCCGGCGAACCGGATTCTGAAGAAGAGGCCCGCATCGACGGGATCAAAAGCTGGATTCAAGCCAACCTAAGCGACCACCTGAAGGCGACCGACGTTGCGGAATCCTTTGCGTTAAACCCGCACTACCTGGTCCGCATCTTCAAGCAGCAAACCGGCCAAACCGTGATTCAATATATTAACCAGCGTAAGCTCGACCAGGCCAAGGAGCTCCTGTTGCGCACCAACTTGCCCATCAAGCAGATTGCCAGCATGGCTTTCTTCACGGACGAAAAGCGCTTCATGAAGACCTTCAAGCAGCACACCAACTTGACGCCTTCCGAATTCCGCGGTGCGTACACCCGGAAATTCCTGGACAGCAGCAACTTTGACCCCGAGGTCCCCATCACTAAGAATACGGCTCACTACAAAAATCGCTTTAAGTCTCCAACCAGAAAGGATGTCTCCCAATGA